From the genome of Adhaeribacter pallidiroseus:
TGATAAACGTTTGTATTTACACGTATAACAATTTACCAGGCAGGTTGGTGTCCGGTTTAGTAAAATTACTAGGTAATGATGGAATAAGCACTACTAGTAAATTGTTTTCCAATTAAAACTAATAATAAAGACCATTTCTGCCATAAATTGTTTTAAAGATTGGCAATGGCAAAATAAAAATGTTATTTTATGTTTAACTCCGTATTTACTACTAATACAATGACCACACATGAACCACCATATAATTGGCGAGGTAAGATTTTCCAGCAAGCAGAGGCTTTAGGTATGAAAAGCCAGCAAGTGTTGGATGTAATTTCGTTAACTCGGAGCGCCATTAAAGAAGAATTACAAGCCGAATTAGAAAATGGTCGTTATAAATTGGTTGTTCAGTTTATATTAAACCAATCGGTGCGGCACGGTAAAAATTTATTTTTTGATAAAGTTATTCAGAAAGTAGCTAGTCGTTTAATTTTGCGTTTAGGTTTACCGGGCGGCTTAGCCGTTAGCATTGCTACTTTATTGGTTCCTATGTTAATAAAAGGTGTAAGTAAAAAAGTACTTAAAAATAATACCGTTCAGGAATGGTTAACGCAAATGAGTAATCGCCACCATTTACCGGATTGGGTAAATTTTAAAAATTATTTTAATGATAAAAATGGCGCGGAAGCTGCCTGATGCTTAGAGCAGAATTTACTATAAACAAGAAAGGCGCTGAACTCAGCGCCTTTCTTGTTTATAGTAAATTATTTAAAATTAATGTTTGAATAACATTTCGCGGTATTTTACCAATGGCCAGTCTTCATCATCCACCATTAATTCTAATTTATCTACGCTGTAGCGGATAACATCAAAATAAGCGCGAACCACATCGCAATAGTTAATGGCGCGTTCGCGGACATCATCTATTTTATTGGCTACTTTGCGGGCTTCAATCATTTCGTCCACGTTTCTTTTAATAATGTTCACGTGTTTCGAAATAAATTTGATAGATTCAATGGTTTCTTCAGTGTACTCTCCTTGGTCCAGACCCAGGTCGCGTAAACCTTTAATGTTGTGTATTAATTTATTTTGATAAGCAATGGCAGTAGGAATAACGTGATTGTTCGCTAAGTCGCCTAGTACCCGGGCTTCAATCTGGATTTTCTTAGTGTATTCTTCCAGTAAAATCTCATGACGGGCGTGTAATTCTACTTTCGAGAAAATGCCATTGCGAATAAATAAATCTTCGGAAGTAGAGCTAACCAAGAAATCTAAGGCTTGCGGCGTAGTACGAACGTTGGCTAAACCACGAGCCGCGGCTTCGTCTTCCCACTCTTGCGAATAGCCGTTGCCTTCGAAACGGATCGCTTTAGAAGCTTTGATATATTCGCGAATTATTTCCACGATGGCTACTTCTTTTTTCTTGCCTTTATCAATTAACGCGTCCACTTTTTGCTTAAAGTCAATTAATTGATCAGCTACTATGGCGTTCAGGATGGTCATGGCCGAAGAACTGTTGGCCGAAGAACCAACGGCCCGGAATTCAAATTTATTACCAGTGAAGGCAAATGGTGAGGTACGGTTACGATCGGTGTTATCGAGTAAAATTTCGGGTATCTTATCAATCCCTAGCTTCAAATAAAGGTTATCGCCTTTATCAATAGAAATTTGAGAATTGTTTTCTAATTCATTTAACACGGCATCGAGCTGTGAACCAATAAAGACCGACATAATGGCCGGTGGTGCTTCGTTGGCGCCTAAGCGGTGGTCGTTATTAGCCGAAGCAATGGAAGAGCGTAATAAATTGGCGTGTTTGTAAACCGCCATAATAGTAGAAGCAAAAAAGGCCAAGAACTGGAGGTTTTCTTTTGGTCGTTTACCGGGGCTTAATAAATTAACGCCGGTATCGGTAGAAATAGCCCAGTTGTTGTGTTTGCCGCTACCATTTACCCCTTTAAATGGTTTTTCGTGCAATAAAGCTTTAAAGTTATGCCGCTCGGCTACCTTGCTCATTAAATCCATCAACAATTGGTTATGGTCTACAGCCAAGTTAGCGTCTTCAAAGGTAGGGGCACATTCAAATTGGTTAGGAGCAACCTCGTTATGGCGGGTACGCAACGGAATACCTAATTTTAAAGCTTCCTGTTCAAAATCCACCATAAAGGCGTGTACCCGCGGCGGGATAGAACCAAAATAATGATCCTCTAACTGCTGCCCTTTGGCCGGAGCATGACCAAACAAAGTACGACCCGTCATTACTAAATCCGGACGAGCTTCGTAAAGTGCTTTATCTACTAAAAAGTATTCTTGCTCTATACCTAAGGTAGCCGTTACCCGGGTCACGTCTTTATCAAAATACTGGCATACCTCTACCGCGGCACGGTCGAGGAAAGATAAAGTTTTGAGTAAAGGCGTTTTATAATCCAGGGCTTCGCCGGTATAAGCTACGAAAACCGTAGGAATACAAAGCGTTTTAGCGCCATAAGTTTCCATAATAAATGCCGGGGAAGTAGGATCCCAAGCGGTATAACCCCGCGCTTCGAAGGTATTCCGGATACCCCCGTTCGGGAAAGAAGATGCATCGGGCTCTTGCTGCACTAAAGCCGAACCTTTAAAGTTTTCGATAGCCTGTCCATCGTTATTTAAATCGAAGAAAGAATCGTGTTTCTCGGCAGTAGCTCCCGTTAACGGCTGAAACCAATGGGTGTAGTGAGTAGCTCCTTTGGCCAAAGCCCAGGTTTTCATAGCGGCGGCTACGGCATCGGCTACGGCCCGGTCTACTTTGGTGCCGTGTTTAATGGAAGTTACTAATTTTTTAAAATATTCACCCGACATGGTAGTCCGCATGGCTTCCATGCCAAAAACGTTTTTGCCGAAGAATTCAGAAATTTTTTGGTTGGATAAAGTTACATCTACTGGTTTGCGGTGATCAACCAGTTCAAGCGCTTTAAAACGAAGTACGGCCATAGTTTGATTAAAGGTTTATGATACGGTCAAAGGTAATAATTAATCTTTTTCATCAAAATGCTAAGATTGAAATTTTAAACATTTTTTTTAAAAATGATTAAAATATTATAACACTATCCTTTATTTAGGAGTGTATTTTTTTAAAAATCATTCTTTTTAAAAAGAAAAGGATAATTTAAAAAGCTTTTTTAAAATAGGGTTTAATCCAGCTTTTCTAGCAATTTTAAAATAAATATATCTTTGCTCCGTGAAGCAAGCTTATATCCGACCATTTATTTATTTGTTGTTCTGGCTTTTTGTAAGCTTTATCAGTAAGGTATTGTTTTTAAGTTACCAATACCCGCAAACGGCTACACTGCCCTGGTCCGAAATCGCGAAAGTATTTTTATACGGTTTGCGCATGGATGCTTCTTTTGCGGCTTATCTGTGCATTCTTCCTTTTTTTTGCTTTTTACTGGAGACTTTTGAATTAAGTATTAGGTTAACCCAACTAATTAGTTTTTACACCTATGTTGTAGTTATAATTGTTGCTGGTCTAACCATTGCGGATCTGGAACTATACCGGGCCTGGGGCTTTCGACTGGATGCTACGCCGCTGCAATACCTGAATACGCCCCGCGAGATGTTTGCGTCGGTAGCAGCTACTCCTATTTTTTTGCTACTTGGGTTATATTTATTGCTGGTAGTCGCCTGGTGCACTATTTATACCCGGGTAGTTCAGCCATTCTTGCGGCCCCAAACGCCGGATTTAACATCGCGCAGCAGTAAGATAATAACTGCTTGGTGCTTGCTGGTGCTTATTATTCCCATGCGTGGGGGCTTGCAACACATTCCGATTAACCAGAGCGATGTTTATTTTTCATCGCGTTTATTTGCCAACCACGCGGCCGTGAATTTACCCTGGAATGTGCTCTATACTTTAAATAAACGCAACCTGGCAGCTACTAAAAATCCGTATGAATATTTACCCGCTAAAACGGCTCACCAATTAGTTGATTCTTTATACGCTCTCTCACCGGCAACTGCGACAGCAAGCCCGCAAATTTTAAAAAATACACGACCGAACGTTTTATTTATCATTCTGGAAAGCTACACGGGGAAGTTGGTAGGTTGTTTAGGGGGAGAACCCGGAGTTACGCCAAACATTGACTCCATTGCCCAACAAGGCTTGCTTTTTAAAAATATATACGCGGGTGGCGACCGGAGCGAAAAAGGCTTGGTAGCTTTATTAAGTGGTTACCCGGTACAAACTACTACGTCTATTATTAAATTGCCCCGCAAAACTGAACACTTACCCCATTTAAACAAACTGCTTAAAATTAAAGGGTACACTACCAGTTATTACTACGGCGGGGAATTAGCATTTGCCAATATCAAATCTTACTTGCTGAACGCTGGCTACGATAAACTGGTAAGTAAATTTGATTTTAATTCTTCTAACTACAATTCTAAATGGGGCGTGCACGACCATGTTCTTTTAGAAAAATGGCTATCGGATTTAAAAGAAGAAAAACAGCCATTTTTCTCCACGCTCTTTACGCTCAGCAGCCACGAACCGTACGACATTCCCATCCCGGCCAAGTTTCCGGGCACCGACGAAGCTACACTTTTTAAAAATTCCATGTTTTACACCGATCAAGCAATCGGGCAATTTATTAGAACAGCAAAAAAGCAAGCCTGGTGGTCCAATACTTTAATTATAATGGCCGCCGACCACGGCCACCGCTTTCCCGGCGATGATCCCAATTATAAATCCAGTAAATTCCGGATTCCGTTTTTGCTTAGCGGCGGTGCTTTAAAACAAGCTTACTCCCCAGTAACTATAATTGGGTCGCAAACAGACATTGTTCCTACTATTCTGCATCAGTTGAACCTTCCGGCAGAATCCTTTAAGTGGGGCAAAGATTTATTAAATCCAGCCGCTAAACCATTTGCTTTTTACGTTTTTAACGATGGTTTTGGCTTTGTTACTCCTGATGGGGTGGTTACTTACGATAATATTGCCAAAAAAGTAATTACGCAAGATAAAACCGTAACCACCCAGCAGATAGATACCGGTAAAGCCTACCTGCAGCTTTCTTTTGACGATTATTTACGAAAATAATTTTTAGTCCATAGTCGGTAGTCCATGGTCCATAGTCCACCGTTCGAGGTTGTTAGTTAGAAGGATTATCGATCATCTGATTTTTGTAATTTATTCTTCATCGCATTTACGATTCTGCTTAGTCTCCATTCTAAATTTTTAAAAAAACTTAGAATGGATTATCAGCCGTTGCCTATGAATTATGGACTATAGACCATGGATATGGACTAAAAGCTAAATTTCTGTGGTCCATGGGCTATGGTCTGTTGTCCAAAAAGCGTATCTTTGCGGCGCAATGAAAAAGGTGGCATTTTATACGTTGGGTTGTAAACTGAATTTTTCGGAAACTTCTTCTATTTCCCGGATTTTTCAGGAGCGTGGTTTTGAGAAAGTAAATTTTGAAGACCAGGCCGATATATATGTAATTAATACTTGTTCCGTTACCGACAACGCGGATAAAAAATGCCGCAAAGTAGTAAAGGAAGCTTTAAAGCATTCGCCGGATGCATTTATTACTATTGTGGGTTGCTATGCCCAGTTAAAACCCCAGGAAATTGCGACTATTCCGGGGGTTGATGCCGTATTGGGCGCGGCCGAAAAATTTCAGTTAGTGGATATTCTGGAAGATTTCGTAAAACAAGGCAAACCGCAGGTACATGCCAGCCCAATTAGCGAAGCGAATACTTTTCATCAAGCTTATTCTTACGGCGACCGGACCCGTACTTTTTTAAAAGTGCAGGATGGTTGCGATTATTCTTGCTCTTTCTGTACCATCCCGCTGGCTCGGGGCAAAAGCCGCAGCCAAACGATTGAAGCCGCATTTACTTCGGCAAAAGAAATTGGGCAATCCGGTGTGAAAGAAATTGTGCTTACCGGGGTAAACCTAGGTGATTTCGGTATTATACCGGGGCAAGGCCGCCAGGAAACTTTCTTTCATTTAATTCAACGATTGGATCAAGAGGTAACCAACATTGAACGTTTCCGGATTTCGTCTATTGAGCCTAATTTATTAACTAACGAGATCATCCGGTTTGTAGCCCAATCGCAGCGATTTGTGCCGCATTTCCATATTCCGCTGCAATCTGGTTCCAATAAAATTTTAAAATTAATGCGCCGCCGCTATCAACGCGAATTGTATGCCGACCGCATCAGCACCATCAAAAACCTAATGCCGCATTGTTGTATTGGGGTAGATGTAATTGTGGGCTTTCCGGGCGAAACGGAAGACGATTTCCGGGACACCTTTAACTTTTTAAACGAACTGAATATAAGTTACCTGCACGTTTTCCCGTATTCGGAGCGGCAAAATACCAAAGCTGTAGAAATGAATGGCAGCGTACCTATAGGGGAAAGAAACCGTCGGACTACCATGCTACGCAGTTTGTCGGAAAAGAAAAAACGCTTTTTCTACGAGCAGCATGTAGGTTACGAAACCACCGTATTATTTGAAGCAGATATTACCGAAGGTTTTATGGAAGGATTTACAGATAACTACATCCGGGTACAAGCCAAGTACGATCCTGTTCTGGTGAACGAATTAAAAAAAGTCCGGTTAACTAATTTAAACGCTGCTGGGTTGATGGAAGCAGAGGAAGTACACGCCCAATTTTGGCAGCATTAATTCAATGTTCGTTATTTGAAATTTTGATGCTCGACCTATTAATCGCTATAAATAATTTGTTCGTATAAATTTAGTGCTTAACCACTTCCGGATAATTATTGTAGCTTTTTATTTATAATAGTGTAGAGTATCTAATTAGTCAACAATTGAAATTTCAAATATCGAAATTAAGGTAATGCCGAAACGGGAGCCTGCAAAGAGTTTTGTTGCTTAACGGATTCTTTGTTAAACCAATACCGTAATCCAAAGGACAAGCTAATCAAACTGGGATAACCGGGAACAAAGGTGGTGGAAAAATCCATTTTGTCGGTAAGCTGGTAATTATACTCTAGTTCGCCGGCGTAGGGTATAAACTTATACTGCCAAGCCGAGTGCGGCGTGCCGTCAAAAAAACCAGAATCCTGGTAACCGGGTAGCCGGTACCAGTTACGCCGGTAAATAAAAGTTGGTCCTAAGCCCCCGCTTACGGAATGTTGCTTGTTCTGAAAAATTATTGCCCGTACACCCATGTGGGTAAAACCACCCAGGAGAGCGGCGCAGTCAGTATACAGCGCCTGTATTGCCTTAAAAGAATACTTCTGGGGTTTCCAAAATTTTTCGTAGGATAACATGCCTCCCAGGTTAAATACCAGATAGCCTTTTTTATCAGGGTTTAAAGGCATTAAAGGGGCATTCGGATCACCTTTGGGATGCACACTTAAACCAAAGTATTTGAAATTAAGATTACTCTGCGCCCACCCATAATGGGCATTAACAACAAGTATAAGTCCTAGAATAAAGCTTATTTGCCTAGCCAGCTGGTTACAAGTACTTTTCATTTTAAAAATTTAAGAAGTAGATTTGTTAGTTAGTGGGCAATGCTGGTTTGGTGGGCAACCTAATTGTTCGTTTCGGTAGTAAACGGACCATTTAGGAGCGGCTTATTTTAAAAAAATCACCTACTTTCCGTTTCATACCTATTCTATAACTTTGGTTTTACCGGAAAGTTTTAAAATCATATATCCATCGGCCGATTTATTAAATAAGTAGTTGGTCGTTTTTAGTTGTTCGTTGTTAGATCGTTAATAAATTAATAATCAAGTACTTAAACTCAGGTTTTTATCAACTTAATTTTGTACTGTTACTTAAAAGGAAAATGCAGGAAAATAGTTGTTAGCCGAACATTTAACGAAGATGGATTAACCTAAATACATCGGGTTGAATCAGCATTTAGATGAATTTTACTCACCTTACCCGCGTCTAAGTATACATAATTAGTAATAAAATCAGGTACTTCCTGGGCATAATGTGATACTAAAATAAGAGTAGTATCAGGAGTGCAGTAATTTTCTAAAAGGCGGATGGCTTGCGCGATATATTCCGGACTCAAACCTTGAAATGGTTCGTCCCAGATTAACAATTCCGCATTTTTAAGTACCGACCGAATAAGCAAAACCAGGCGCTGTTCGCCGGCCGACATTTGCAAAAAAGGTTTAACTAATAAATCCGGCCGGTCAAAAAACGCAAAATGATCTTGGATGTGCGTTTCTCGTTCTTTCGTTAATTTTTTGGGTCGGGTGAGCGTATCCGTATAGCCGGTGGCGGCCACTTCGTGGCCGGTTAAAGCTTGCCGGAAATACAAATGCAATTCCGGCGATACAAATCCGATGCGCTTTTTTATATCCCAGATGCTTTCACCGGAACCTTTGCGCTTATCAAATAAGTAAATTTTATTCGCAAAGGCCTGCGGATTATCGGCGTAAATCAAGGAAAGTAAAGTGGTTTTCCCCGAACCATTGGGCCCGATCAAAGCCCACTTCTCCCCTTTTTTAACGATCCAGTTAATAGCTTCCAGAATCACTTTATTTTGATACCGAACCCAGACGTTTTCCATGTGTACGGCCACTTCAAAATCTTTCCCTGTTTTTTCCGGCAAAAGAATAGCCGGTCTGGGAGAGCTGACTGAATTACCTTCTTTAACTCGAGTGTTAGGCAAAAATTTAAAAAAATCTTCCCGCGAGAAGCATTCTTTTATTTTAAACTGATCGAGCCAGAGTACTTGAGTAATACTTTCCGGAATTTCGAGTTGATTGGTCGCCAGAAGTATTTGCGTCCCCTGTTGGGTTAAGCTATCTATAATTTGCTTTAGTTGCGTTCGGGATTTTTCGTCTAAACCGGTGAACGGATTATCCAGTATTAACAATTTAGGTTTTTGCAGTAAAGCCCGCGCAATTTGCAACTTTCGGGTTTGCCCATTGGAGAGTTTAATTAAAACTTCCGGTAATAAATCTTGTAGTTGTAATAGGTTTATTATTTCGTTTATTTCATCGGCAGTACAAGTAGTAGCTGCCTTAGCAAGTACCTCTTGTACGGTGGGTATAGCAATTTCACTTTCCAGGCTTTGGTAACGTTGCTGGTAAAAAGCCCGTTCGTAATTAAAAAAAGAGTTTTGTTGCTGAAAAGTTACCAGCGCCGAATGCGTCCGGAAAGAGGAACGATCCACCCGGTTAAATGTTAAATTTTCGTTATTCCGGATTTCTAATGCATAAGTACCTGATCGTAAAACGAGTTGTCCCGCCAGGGCGGCCAGGAAAGTGGTTTTGCCCGCTCCTACTTCACCGAAAATAGCCCACTGTTCGTTTGGTTTTAATTGCCAGTTCAGGTCAGAAAAAACAACTTGATTTTGGCGGGTAAAAGTAGCGTGGTGTAAGTGAATTGCCAGAGTACCAACCGTTGTTTTTTTTAATTTTTTCATGCTAATGCGTCAACAAAACCTAACCGGAAATAAACGCCAGCTAGCAGAATTACCGGTAGCAGGCGTTTATACTAAAACTTTCCGGTTTAAAGATGCAATAGAAAAAAGAATTAAGCTAAAAGGCTTTAAGGGCAATGGGAAAATTGTTTGTATAATTTAATTGGTAAATTTTTCGTGCTAGAAAAAACCAAGCAGCAAAATTTTCCGGAATAATCACTTTCGTTTATAGAAGTTTAAGTTTACCGTAGTAGCAAGTCCTTTTTCACTTAAAGTAAAAATACCGGAGTTATCGGCGGCAAAGGTTACGGCTTCGCCTTGTGGTTCTATGTTGTAAGGAAGGTTCGTAAAATCTTTTTGCAGAGCTTCCAGTATGGATTCGTTCCCGGAACGTTTGTAATAATACAAGCTGGCGTACGATTTTAACAACATCTCTTGTCCATCTGGCGACACAGCGGCACTGACAATGCCCGTGTATTTTGTACTTCCTACTAAGATGGCTTGGTTTACAGCCGTGTAATTATACGGGTAGGTAATTTGATAGAGCTTGCCCGGGTTATCGCGTTTGGTAATAATATAAATGTTTTTAGTTTGTGGATCTACGATAAAAGCTTCCGCATCGTGCGAACCGTCGGGGTACTGGAACCGAATGGTTTTTACATCTCTAACGGTGTCGGTGGCCAACGTTGGTTCGGCAAATTGGTAAAAAGAATATTCCGGATATTTACTGTCGTTGTCGCCGATATCACCAATAAAAAGATCAGTACCCGAAAGAGCCATATCTTCCCAGTCGCGGTTAACCGTTCCTTTTACAGTTATTTTGGTGATAACCTTACCCGTATGTTCCACGAATTGAATTTGATTGGGACGGCCGCTATCTTCCTGCACCCACAATTTACCCGGATTTACTTTGCTATCGGCTATACCGGAAACTTCTTCAATGATAGGTTTAAGGCTGTTTTCGGTAGGAGTGTTTTCAAAGCCTTCCGTTTTATTTATGGGAGATAAAATGTTTTTATCACAGGCCGGGAAAACCAATAAGCCCAAAATTAAAAAAGAGAGAGAACTAAATTTCACCATAAAAGAGGCTTTGTTACTATATGAAACAATCAAATTAAAAATTATTTAAAATTGAGTGACTTAAAGTCTGTTTCCCTAAGATTAATAATCAAGTTGGCCCCTCTTACAGTTTGCTACATTTTGCCAGAAGAGTCTACTTACAAATATATCTAATATTTTATATATTTATATTAGATCCTAATTATAACCTTATATTCCGTGGCTTTTTGATTTGTTTATCTATATTTAACCAATTACAACTAAAACATTTTCTTCCATGAAGTCAGATTATACTATTATTTTTAAAAATACAATAGCTTTTAAGCACCTATTACACCATTACACCAGTAACGAATAATAACTAACCAACGATAACTTCATAACTTCTAATTTAAGCCTCTATAATAATCGCCTATGACTTTTTCTGAACTACAACCTGCCCTAACGTACAATAAGGCCTACCAGACCCGGGTTGCCTATTTTTCGATGGAATTTGCTATTCATCAACCATTAAAAATATATTCCGGTGGTTTGGGTTTTTTAGCGGGTTCGCACATGCGCAGCGCCCATGAACTCCAGCAAAACTTAATTGGCATTGGCATTCTTTGGAAATTTGGCTATTACGACCAGATCCGGAAAGCCGACCAATCGATGAATGTTCTTTTTCAGGAAAAGCTGTATTATTTCGTAAAAGATACCGGGTTGCGGTTTCAAATAGATATTAACAATTCGCCGGTTACCGTGGCGGCGTATTACCTAGCTCCGGAAGTTTTTGATACGGTACCTATGTTTTTCTTATCCACGGATTTACCCGAAAATGATTATTTGGCGCGTACTACTTCGTATTACCTCTATAACGCCGACACGGCCGGTAAAGTAGGGGCCAGTATATTATTGGGAGTAGGCGGAGCCAAACTTTTGGATTTGCTGGAATACAACCCCGATATTTATCATTTTAACGAAGCCCATCCGCTACCGGCGGCTTTTTATTTGTACAGTAAATTTAAAAATTTAGCGGAAGTTCAGAAACGGGTCGTATTTACCACCCACACTCCCGAAGAAGCGGGCAACGAAAAAACAGATATTAACCTGTTGAATAAAATGAGTTATTTCTGTGGCACGCCGCTAGAAGAAGTACGGCAGATTACGGGCGAGTGGGGCGAAATCTTTAATCATACGTTAGTAGCCCTCCGGATGGCGAAAATAGCGAACGGCGTATCCAAAATGCACGGCGAAGTGGCCCGCCAAATGTGGAACGCTTACCCGGACATTTGTCCGATTTTGCACGTAACCAACGCGCAAAATTATAATTATTGGGCCGATTCCCGTTTATACCAAGCCTTAAAAGCCAACGACGATGAAGCTTTGCTCAAACGAAAAAGACGCTTAAAAAAGCATTTGTTCGAAGAAGTAGCCAACCAGGTAGGCGATATTTACAAAGAAAAAGTATTAACCATTGTTTGGGCCCGCCGGTTTGCCGGTTACAAACGCGCCGATTTGCTTTTGCGCGATGTAGCCCGTTTTGAAAGATTGGTTACCAATACGCAATATCCGGTGCAAATTATATGGGCCGGTAAACCTTACCCGATGGACTATGGCGCCATTGGCACGTTCGACCGGTTGGTACAAGAATCTAAAAAGTTTCCGAACTGCGCCGTAATGGTGGGCCACGAACTCAAATTATCAAAGCTACTAAAAGGCGGAGCCGATGTCTGGTTAAACAATCCGCGTATCCGGAAAGAAGCTTCGGGTACCAGCGGCATGACCGCCGCCATGAACGGCGCTTTAAACTTCTCCATTCAGGACGGCTGGATTCCGGAATTTGCCCGCCACGAACATAATTGTTTTGTGGCCCCGGTAGCCGAAGGCAACCTGACGGAGTTTGAAATGGATGAGTTTGACCACAGCAACATGATGGACCTGTTGGAAAATGTAATATTACCCATGTACTACGATCAACCGGAAAAGTGGCTCCAAATGGTTAAAAACAGTATGACCGAAATTATTCCGGTATTTGAATCCGGTAGAATGGCCGATGAATACTACCAAAAAATCTACAATGCTTAAAACACGCTAATCCGAAAATTTAAAAATTTAAAAAACCAGGCATAAACAACCTGGTTTTTTTTAAATTTTATTGTTTCTGCACCTCGCAATTAATCGTTCTCGCAAAAAACTAACTTGTTTTGGGTTGAAATAAGGTCCGGTAGTCGCTAATAAAATGGAGCCAAGGAACGTGGCTCCTGGCCGGTAATTTGTTGCACGTTGTTACTAATTTGGGGTGGCTTCTGAAAACGCGGCAGAAAGTGTAACAGCATCATAATAAAAATATACGCAATAGCTAAGCCTTCCTTTTTCTTCCGGAAGTAAAAAGACCATAAAGCAGGAGAATGATAAGTAATTTTCCGGTTTAATACTTCGGAAAAAACTTGCGCAATCTGGTTAAAAGTAACGTTTTCGGGGGTGGTTAATTCATAAGCCCGGTTGGCGTGCGGCGCATTGTTTTGTAATATTTTGGCCGATACCGCACCAATACCCCGGACATCGATTAAATTAAATAAGCCATTATCCGCA
Proteins encoded in this window:
- a CDS encoding glutamine synthetase III family protein — protein: MAVLRFKALELVDHRKPVDVTLSNQKISEFFGKNVFGMEAMRTTMSGEYFKKLVTSIKHGTKVDRAVADAVAAAMKTWALAKGATHYTHWFQPLTGATAEKHDSFFDLNNDGQAIENFKGSALVQQEPDASSFPNGGIRNTFEARGYTAWDPTSPAFIMETYGAKTLCIPTVFVAYTGEALDYKTPLLKTLSFLDRAAVEVCQYFDKDVTRVTATLGIEQEYFLVDKALYEARPDLVMTGRTLFGHAPAKGQQLEDHYFGSIPPRVHAFMVDFEQEALKLGIPLRTRHNEVAPNQFECAPTFEDANLAVDHNQLLMDLMSKVAERHNFKALLHEKPFKGVNGSGKHNNWAISTDTGVNLLSPGKRPKENLQFLAFFASTIMAVYKHANLLRSSIASANNDHRLGANEAPPAIMSVFIGSQLDAVLNELENNSQISIDKGDNLYLKLGIDKIPEILLDNTDRNRTSPFAFTGNKFEFRAVGSSANSSSAMTILNAIVADQLIDFKQKVDALIDKGKKKEVAIVEIIREYIKASKAIRFEGNGYSQEWEDEAAARGLANVRTTPQALDFLVSSTSEDLFIRNGIFSKVELHARHEILLEEYTKKIQIEARVLGDLANNHVIPTAIAYQNKLIHNIKGLRDLGLDQGEYTEETIESIKFISKHVNIIKRNVDEMIEARKVANKIDDVRERAINYCDVVRAYFDVIRYSVDKLELMVDDEDWPLVKYREMLFKH
- a CDS encoding LTA synthase family protein — translated: MKQAYIRPFIYLLFWLFVSFISKVLFLSYQYPQTATLPWSEIAKVFLYGLRMDASFAAYLCILPFFCFLLETFELSIRLTQLISFYTYVVVIIVAGLTIADLELYRAWGFRLDATPLQYLNTPREMFASVAATPIFLLLGLYLLLVVAWCTIYTRVVQPFLRPQTPDLTSRSSKIITAWCLLVLIIPMRGGLQHIPINQSDVYFSSRLFANHAAVNLPWNVLYTLNKRNLAATKNPYEYLPAKTAHQLVDSLYALSPATATASPQILKNTRPNVLFIILESYTGKLVGCLGGEPGVTPNIDSIAQQGLLFKNIYAGGDRSEKGLVALLSGYPVQTTTSIIKLPRKTEHLPHLNKLLKIKGYTTSYYYGGELAFANIKSYLLNAGYDKLVSKFDFNSSNYNSKWGVHDHVLLEKWLSDLKEEKQPFFSTLFTLSSHEPYDIPIPAKFPGTDEATLFKNSMFYTDQAIGQFIRTAKKQAWWSNTLIIMAADHGHRFPGDDPNYKSSKFRIPFLLSGGALKQAYSPVTIIGSQTDIVPTILHQLNLPAESFKWGKDLLNPAAKPFAFYVFNDGFGFVTPDGVVTYDNIAKKVITQDKTVTTQQIDTGKAYLQLSFDDYLRK
- the mtaB gene encoding tRNA (N(6)-L-threonylcarbamoyladenosine(37)-C(2))-methylthiotransferase MtaB, whose protein sequence is MKKVAFYTLGCKLNFSETSSISRIFQERGFEKVNFEDQADIYVINTCSVTDNADKKCRKVVKEALKHSPDAFITIVGCYAQLKPQEIATIPGVDAVLGAAEKFQLVDILEDFVKQGKPQVHASPISEANTFHQAYSYGDRTRTFLKVQDGCDYSCSFCTIPLARGKSRSQTIEAAFTSAKEIGQSGVKEIVLTGVNLGDFGIIPGQGRQETFFHLIQRLDQEVTNIERFRISSIEPNLLTNEIIRFVAQSQRFVPHFHIPLQSGSNKILKLMRRRYQRELYADRISTIKNLMPHCCIGVDVIVGFPGETEDDFRDTFNFLNELNISYLHVFPYSERQNTKAVEMNGSVPIGERNRRTTMLRSLSEKKKRFFYEQHVGYETTVLFEADITEGFMEGFTDNYIRVQAKYDPVLVNELKKVRLTNLNAAGLMEAEEVHAQFWQH
- a CDS encoding ATP-binding cassette domain-containing protein, which gives rise to MKKLKKTTVGTLAIHLHHATFTRQNQVVFSDLNWQLKPNEQWAIFGEVGAGKTTFLAALAGQLVLRSGTYALEIRNNENLTFNRVDRSSFRTHSALVTFQQQNSFFNYERAFYQQRYQSLESEIAIPTVQEVLAKAATTCTADEINEIINLLQLQDLLPEVLIKLSNGQTRKLQIARALLQKPKLLILDNPFTGLDEKSRTQLKQIIDSLTQQGTQILLATNQLEIPESITQVLWLDQFKIKECFSREDFFKFLPNTRVKEGNSVSSPRPAILLPEKTGKDFEVAVHMENVWVRYQNKVILEAINWIVKKGEKWALIGPNGSGKTTLLSLIYADNPQAFANKIYLFDKRKGSGESIWDIKKRIGFVSPELHLYFRQALTGHEVAATGYTDTLTRPKKLTKERETHIQDHFAFFDRPDLLVKPFLQMSAGEQRLVLLIRSVLKNAELLIWDEPFQGLSPEYIAQAIRLLENYCTPDTTLILVSHYAQEVPDFITNYVYLDAGKVSKIHLNADSTRCI